The window TATGCGCCATCCGCGCCGCGGACAGACTTTGCCCGAAGCTCCAACGTATTGATATACGCCTGCGCTCCGTGCGAAGCCTGCCCGCTTAGCGGCCGGTACATCTAATCAGCGGACAGGCTCTCAGAATTTTTCACACGTTAATCAGACATTATAGTAGCCTTCCGGCGGGGCGCCTTGACACAACAGCCCCGCCTTTTTACTAAGGAGGTCGTTGCATGAGCAATTTTCTGCAGGTCCTGATCGACGGGATCTTGAGCGGTCTGCTTTACGCTCTCGTCGCCGCCGGCCTCAGCATGATATGGGGCGTAATGGACGTTATCAACTTTGCCCACGGAGAGTTCCTCATGGTGGCGATGTACATCTGCTACTGGATGGGCTTCATACTGGGGATAGATCCGCTCTTTACCTGGGTTGCGGCTGGAATCTTCCTATTCATTATGGGAGGGCTCACATACAAATGGATCATCAAAAGAAGCCTCGGCAAGGCGGCGATGGCGCCGCTGCTCGCCACCTTCGGCCTCTCGATGCTCCTCAAAAACTTCTGCATGAACCGCTTCTCGCCTAACTTCCGTCTGCTCTCCGGTACCATCCTCGACGGAAAGACCTTTGAGGTCGGCGGGGCCATCGTCTCCGTTCCCCAGCTCGTTACAGGCGTATTCGCCCTCGTTGTGCTCGCCGTCGTCTACTGGCTTATAAAGAGAACCCGCCTCGGCTGGGCGATCCAGGCCACCGCGATGGACAAAGAGGCGGCGGAGCTCATGGGTATCGATACGGAAAAAATATACCTGCTCGTCTTTGGCATCGGCGGGGCCTGCGTCGGCATCGCCGGCGGCCTGATGACCACCTATCTCGCGGTCCATCCCGAGGTCGGCAGCCTCTTCAGCCTCATCGCCTTC is drawn from Cloacibacillus porcorum and contains these coding sequences:
- a CDS encoding branched-chain amino acid ABC transporter permease produces the protein MSNFLQVLIDGILSGLLYALVAAGLSMIWGVMDVINFAHGEFLMVAMYICYWMGFILGIDPLFTWVAAGIFLFIMGGLTYKWIIKRSLGKAAMAPLLATFGLSMLLKNFCMNRFSPNFRLLSGTILDGKTFEVGGAIVSVPQLVTGVFALVVLAVVYWLIKRTRLGWAIQATAMDKEAAELMGIDTEKIYLLVFGIGGACVGIAGGLMTTYLAVHPEVGSLFSLIAFVVVALGGFGSIPGALFAALLIGLVESFTGFYVAAVLKYVAVFAIYLIVILVRPKGLFGW